The following proteins come from a genomic window of Triticum aestivum cultivar Chinese Spring chromosome 6A, IWGSC CS RefSeq v2.1, whole genome shotgun sequence:
- the LOC123128932 gene encoding uncharacterized protein: MMIGSHIDGGQKVNQLSLAYAQKLWNEWELQCMVLGSFALQAFLLFAAHIRKRNTSTMLRILLWLAYLMADYVAVFVLGHLTLQTNDPRHQLVLLWAPVLLLHLGGQDTITALSMEDNELWKRHLLGLVTQVVLAVYVVAKSWGRDKRLLAPVVLMFVSGTVKYAERTWALKMATAEAIKDSRMGDLYKALRKFEDPKARQAPQTSSEIAKYNQEIVGRNKWWLQQEYADLVQAAGDSLPNCINVLNDIPVAPWVLPSIFNMIEEIYRRDNGGSTQAGGGGKDWFSSRAYKLCELQLSLIYDRLYTKVGLRYNQSRPIISIGLQLLTLGTTSTALVLFATARKQGSVYSRVDIVVSYILLAGAVALELLSMLMVTLSYRSYCFLRDRFGVNRFTRMIFCVIRFVRPYHKPLWSNKWAQYNLIAGCIKEKQAGVVARMMRRIGLAGDSKLCAIPDETKELICNELDDQVRCERFSHDRGTAILSLRGHHARSELYESIDKVDFPRSVLTWHLITDICFFLTGGDAGLANRHMRLCREVSNYLMDLVMVRRVMTSSEGHVAHLKAREEVKLMLEHHSDKKVKVDDVEAVRKMLDAGVSHATAASSGYVPFARNSTDTMRPVLPRAWALAQTLLHPAGRSSGGAQWELIASVLMEMLFHLAPRCEAGFHAKNLSAGGEYITHVRFLLHNRGFGWNFVLART, encoded by the exons ATGATGATAGGCAGCCACATCGATGGCGGCCAGAAGGTGAATCAGTTGAG CTTGGCCTACGCGCAGAAGCTGTGGAACGAGTGGGAGCTGCAATGCATGGTCCTTGGCAGCTTCGCCTTGCAGGCTTTCCTCCTCTTCGCAGCGCACATCCGGAAGCGCAACACGTCCACCATGCTCCGCATCCTACTTTGGCTCGCGTACCTCATGGCAGACTACGTCGCCGTCTTCGTCCTCGGCCACCTCACCCTCCAAACAAACGATCCACGCCACCAGCTAGTGCTCCTGTGGGCACCGGTCCTGCTGCTCCACCTGGGCGGGCAGGACACCATCACCGCCTTATCCATGGAGGACAATGAACTGTGGAAACGCCACCTCCTGGGCCTCGTCACCCAGGTGGTTCTGGCCGTCTACGTCGTGGCCAAGTCATGGGGACGCGACAAGCGGCTCCTGGCTCCTGTGGTGCTGATGTTCGTCTCGGGGACTGTCAAGTATGCCGAGAGGACATGGGCGCTCAAGatggccaccgcggaggcgatcaAGGACAGCCGCATGGGTGATCTGTACAAGGCGCTGAGGAAATTCGAAGACCCTAAAGCGAGACAAGCACCACAAACCTCGTCGGAGATTGCCAAGTACAATCAAGAGATTGTTGGCCGGAACAAATGGTGGCTCCAACAAGAGTACGCCGACCTCGTGCAAGCAGCCGGCGACAGCCTGCCCAACTGCATCAATGTCTTGAATGACATCCCTGTGGCGCCATGGGTGTTACCTTCTATATTTAACATGATTGAGGAAATATATCGGCGCGACAATGGAGGATCAACACAAGCAGGCGGAGGAGGAAAGGACTGGTTCTCATCCAGGGCGTACAAGCTGTGTGAGCTCCAGCTCTCTCTCATCTACGACCGCCTCTACACAAAGGTCGGCCTTCGGTACAACCAGTCCAGGCCAATCATCAGCATTGGCCTTCAGCTCCTCACACTTGGCACCACTTCAACGGCCCTGGTGCTCTTTGCGACGGCGAGGAAGCAGGGCAGCGTGTACAGCCGTGTGGACATCGTCGTCTCCTACATCCTGCTGGCTGGTGCCGTGGCGCTGGAGTTGTTGTCCATGCTAATGGTCACCCTGTCCTACCGGTCATACTGCTTCCTGCGCGACAGATTCGGGGTGAACAGGTTCACACGAATGATATTCTGTGTGATCAGGTTCGTGCGACCATACCACAAGCCACTGTGGTCCAACAAATGGGCACAATACAACCTGATAGCCGGATGTATCAAGGAAAAGCAAGCCGGTGTCGTCGCAAGGATGATGCGCCGGATTGGCCTCGCGGGGGACTCCAAGCTCTGCGCCATCCCCGACGAGACCAAGGAGCTTATCTGCAACGAGCTGGATGACCAGGTCCGGTGCGAGCGGTTCAGCCATGACCGAGGCACGGCAATCCTATCGCTGAGAGGGCACCATGCAAGGTCTGAGCTGTACGAAAGCATCGACAAGGTGGACTTCCCCAGAAGCGTCCTCACGTGGCACCTCATCACGGACATCTGcttcttcctcaccggcggcgacgccggcctTGCCAACCGCCACATGAGGCTCTGCCGGGAGGTCTCCAACTACCTGATGGACCTTGTCATGGTGCGGCGCGTGATGACCAGCAGCGAAGGCCACGTCGCGCACCTCAAGGCCAGGGAGGAGGTGAAGCTGATGCTCGAGCATCACAGTGACAAGAAGGTCAAAGTGGACGACGTCGAGGCCGTCAGGAAGATGCTGGACGCCGGCGTGAGCCATGCCACCGCCGCGTCCTCAGGGTACGTGCCGTTCGCGCGGAACTCGACGGACACCATGCGGCCTGTGCTGCCCCGCGCGTGGGCGCTCGCGCAGACGCTGCTCCACCCCGCCGGGAGATCATCAGGCGGAGCACAGTGGGAGCTGATCGCGTCGGTGCTCATGGAGATGCTGTTCCACCTCGCCCCCCGGTGCGAGGCCGGGTTCCACGCCAAGAACCTCAGCGCCGGCGGGGAGTACATCACCCATGTCAGGTTCCTGCTCCATAACCGAGGCTTCGGCTGGAACTTCGTCCTTGCGCGCACCTGA